The Glandiceps talaboti chromosome 9, keGlaTala1.1, whole genome shotgun sequence genome window below encodes:
- the LOC144440275 gene encoding uncharacterized protein LOC144440275 isoform X2, which yields MRQRCYHAKAIRQTTIGRAMCLFILITGLGVGVEHVNAVPVIDVTINRSGDLSIGEIYTLTCMATYGKPAASFRWYRNGSIVFKEDNRSNNKMENDTFTSKSVYNFKVRDEDDGSIVVCEAVQPLITTGKSDSVILTIDIYSNITEITTRNNKVWMVITIVIGVMFVASVIVGWKLFKKYKSQPTPSGQYDMVPRSSPEQTTTSIPHVAISQPSTSGSHTMTSDKTK from the exons ATGCGCCAACGTTGTTATCATGCAAAAG CGATTCGTCAGACCACAATTGGTAGAGCTATGTGTTTGTTTATACTGATAACTGGGCTTGGAGTGGGCGTTGAGCACGTGAATGCTG TTCCTGTGATCGATGTCACCATAAACAGAAGTGGTGACCTTTCCATCGGAGAGATTTACACACTGACCTGCATGGCAACATATGGGAAGCCGGCTGCAAGCTTCCGTTGGTATCGAAATGGAAGTATTGTATTTAAGGAAGACAACAGATCAAATAATAAAATGGAAAATGATACTTTTACGAGCAAAAGTGTATACAACTTCAAAGTTAGGGATGAGGATGATGGATCAATTGTTGTTTGTGAAGCAGTGCAACCATTGATAACAACAGGAAAAAGTGACTCCGTGATTTTAACGATTGACATATACAGTAACATTACTG AGATTACGACCAGAAACAATAAAGTTTGGATGGTGATCACAATTGTTATTGGGGTTATGTTCGTAGCTTCGGTTATCG TGGGATGGAAGCTGTTCAAAAAATACAAGTCACAGCCTACTCCCAG CGGACAGTACGATATGGTTCCTAGATCATCCCCTGAACAAACGACCACCAGCATACCACACGTTGCCATCAGTCAGCCTAGTACAAGTGGAAGTCACACAATGAC
- the LOC144440275 gene encoding cell adhesion molecule 1-like isoform X1 → MRQRCYHAKAIRQTTIGRAMCLFILITGLGVGVEHVNADQPIWLKTPSNKTILQNEELRLSCQLNITESNPLPRWYFQINTKTDPVYVSRGAKVKTIAEDYCNIVGDSDGEYSLLIKSAIMSRDEGIWQCSQIQADPQSQYATVIVVVPVIDVTINRSGDLSIGEIYTLTCMATYGKPAASFRWYRNGSIVFKEDNRSNNKMENDTFTSKSVYNFKVRDEDDGSIVVCEAVQPLITTGKSDSVILTIDIYSNITEITTRNNKVWMVITIVIGVMFVASVIVGWKLFKKYKSQPTPSGQYDMVPRSSPEQTTTSIPHVAISQPSTSGSHTMTSDKTK, encoded by the exons ATGCGCCAACGTTGTTATCATGCAAAAG CGATTCGTCAGACCACAATTGGTAGAGCTATGTGTTTGTTTATACTGATAACTGGGCTTGGAGTGGGCGTTGAGCACGTGAATGCTG ATCAACCTATATGGCTGAAAACACCAAGCAACAAAACCATACTGCAGAACGAAGAACTGCGTTTGTCCTGTCAATTAAATATTACAGAAAGTAATCCACTGCCGCGTTGGTATTTCcaaataaacacaaaaactgACCCAGTGTATGTGTCAAGAGGTGCCAAAGTCAAGACGATCGCTGAAGATTATTGCAACATTGTTGGTGACAGTGATGGGGAGTATAGTTTACTGATAAAGAGCGCCATCATGAGTAGGGATGAAGGCATATGGCAATGTTCCCAGATCCAAGCCGATCCTCAAAGCCAATACGCTACGGTGATTGTAGTAG TTCCTGTGATCGATGTCACCATAAACAGAAGTGGTGACCTTTCCATCGGAGAGATTTACACACTGACCTGCATGGCAACATATGGGAAGCCGGCTGCAAGCTTCCGTTGGTATCGAAATGGAAGTATTGTATTTAAGGAAGACAACAGATCAAATAATAAAATGGAAAATGATACTTTTACGAGCAAAAGTGTATACAACTTCAAAGTTAGGGATGAGGATGATGGATCAATTGTTGTTTGTGAAGCAGTGCAACCATTGATAACAACAGGAAAAAGTGACTCCGTGATTTTAACGATTGACATATACAGTAACATTACTG AGATTACGACCAGAAACAATAAAGTTTGGATGGTGATCACAATTGTTATTGGGGTTATGTTCGTAGCTTCGGTTATCG TGGGATGGAAGCTGTTCAAAAAATACAAGTCACAGCCTACTCCCAG CGGACAGTACGATATGGTTCCTAGATCATCCCCTGAACAAACGACCACCAGCATACCACACGTTGCCATCAGTCAGCCTAGTACAAGTGGAAGTCACACAATGAC